One window of Halopseudomonas maritima genomic DNA carries:
- the pseH gene encoding UDP-4-amino-4,6-dideoxy-N-acetyl-beta-L-altrosamine N-acetyltransferase: MSGVIAGNLRPLAEPDLALVRSWRNHESVRRYMYTQHEIAEQEHRDWFARCEQDPLRHLLVYECDDQPCGFVHFTVQTAGKVADWGFYIAPEAPRGTGTGLGRQALEYGFQRLALHKICGQALGFNQRSIDFHRKMGFCQEGVLRDQHFDGQQFHDVICFGLLDSEWQVRG, encoded by the coding sequence ATGAGTGGCGTGATTGCAGGTAATCTGCGACCGCTGGCTGAGCCTGATCTGGCGCTGGTGCGCAGCTGGCGTAACCATGAGTCGGTACGTCGTTATATGTATACGCAGCACGAAATTGCCGAACAGGAGCATCGTGACTGGTTTGCCCGCTGCGAACAGGACCCGTTGCGCCACCTGCTGGTCTATGAATGTGATGACCAGCCCTGCGGATTTGTACACTTCACTGTGCAAACTGCTGGCAAGGTAGCGGACTGGGGGTTCTACATCGCGCCTGAGGCGCCGCGTGGTACGGGCACAGGGTTAGGCCGTCAGGCGTTGGAATATGGCTTTCAGCGTCTGGCGTTGCACAAGATTTGTGGTCAGGCGCTGGGTTTTAACCAGCGTTCAATCGATTTCCATCGCAAGATGGGCTTCTGCCAGGAGGGGGTGCTGAGAGATCAGCATTTCGATGGGCAGCAGTTTCATGATGTCATTTGCTTTGGCCTGCTCGATTCCGAGTGGCAGGTACGGGGCTGA
- a CDS encoding GNAT family N-acetyltransferase, which yields MAELATERVYLRPLSAQDATQTYADWMNDPQVNQYLETRHSPQSVESCRAFIEHCNADPASHLFGIFLRQGDRHVGNVKLGFVNSHYQRGQVSLFIGDKACWGQGLSSEVVRLITAYGFDSLGLHRLEAGCYEDNLASLRIFLKAGYTVEGFMREHVTLNGRRMGCFWLGKLHNEHA from the coding sequence ATGGCTGAACTCGCCACCGAGCGTGTCTACCTGCGCCCGTTGAGTGCACAAGATGCCACCCAGACCTATGCGGACTGGATGAATGATCCGCAGGTGAACCAGTACCTCGAGACCCGGCACAGTCCGCAGAGCGTTGAAAGCTGTCGTGCGTTTATCGAGCACTGCAATGCGGACCCGGCCAGCCATCTGTTCGGCATCTTCCTGCGACAGGGCGATCGACACGTGGGCAACGTCAAGTTGGGCTTCGTCAACAGCCACTACCAGCGCGGTCAGGTCAGCCTTTTTATTGGCGACAAGGCATGTTGGGGACAAGGGCTGTCCAGTGAGGTCGTGCGTTTGATTACGGCCTATGGCTTCGATTCGCTGGGTTTGCATCGGCTGGAGGCTGGCTGCTACGAGGATAATCTGGCGTCGCTGCGTATCTTCCTCAAGGCCGGTTACACGGTGGAGGGTTTCATGCGCGAGCATGTCACCCTGAACGGTCGACGTATGGGCTGTTTCTGGCTCGGGAAACTGCACAATGAGCATGCGTGA
- a CDS encoding aldo/keto reductase, which produces MSMREVTGKLALGTVQFGLSYGIANQQGQVSVEEVGQILERAREAGVDTLDTAIAYGESERVLGEFDLSSFKVVTKLSAIPDACDDVSGWVERQLAESLARLGLQRVDAVLLHRPAQLLEPQGDALYAALLGLRDQGLAGRIGASVYDGEELERLCQRFALDLVQAPYNIIDHRLDESGWLQRLSQQGTALHVRSVFLQGLLLMNREQRPASFERWQSLWHCWDSWLEEHQLSPLQATLRYALNQPLIERVVVGVDSAQQWQQILQAAAGNCPPVPAELGTTDPALLNPALWKTA; this is translated from the coding sequence ATGAGCATGCGTGAAGTAACTGGCAAGCTGGCACTGGGCACTGTTCAGTTCGGCCTGTCCTATGGCATTGCCAACCAGCAGGGCCAGGTGAGTGTCGAGGAGGTAGGGCAGATTCTCGAGCGCGCGCGTGAGGCCGGGGTTGATACCCTGGATACGGCGATTGCTTACGGTGAGAGCGAGCGTGTGCTGGGCGAGTTTGATCTGAGCAGCTTTAAGGTGGTGACCAAGCTGTCGGCCATCCCCGATGCCTGCGACGACGTGTCCGGCTGGGTGGAACGCCAATTGGCCGAATCGCTTGCTCGGCTCGGGCTGCAGCGCGTTGATGCTGTGTTGTTACACCGTCCGGCGCAACTGCTGGAGCCGCAGGGTGACGCGCTCTACGCTGCGCTGCTGGGGCTCCGTGATCAGGGCCTAGCAGGGCGTATCGGAGCGTCGGTCTATGATGGCGAAGAGCTGGAGCGTCTGTGCCAGCGGTTTGCGCTGGATCTGGTGCAGGCACCCTACAACATTATTGATCACCGTCTTGATGAGTCCGGTTGGTTGCAGCGCCTGTCTCAGCAGGGCACCGCGCTGCATGTGCGTTCGGTTTTTCTGCAGGGGTTGCTGTTGATGAACCGCGAGCAACGTCCTGCCAGTTTTGAGCGCTGGCAGTCACTCTGGCACTGCTGGGACAGTTGGCTGGAAGAGCACCAGCTGTCGCCGCTGCAAGCCACCCTGCGTTACGCGCTCAACCAGCCGCTTATCGAACGTGTGGTGGTGGGTGTAGATAGCGCACAGCAGTGGCAGCAGATACTTCAGGCGGCCGCAGGTAACTGCCCGCCGGTGCCCGCCGAGCTTGGCACTACCGACCCGGCATTGCTAAACCCCGCACTGTGGAAAACAGCATGA
- a CDS encoding serine acetyltransferase: MLTTFAELKAFWHYEILGEDKRFSWRKLRRRVARNNSYNCLFWLRLSQYLHTRPGRTTLSIAKRINKGLARKYGVEIMLGAEIDKGLWLGHPTSITVYSGVRIGRDCNLRQCTTIGSVEANNKPIELGDNVDIGAHCCIIGSGIRIGNNVRIGAMSFINKDVPDDVTYITRKDNHIYPNRTEHQAPAD; the protein is encoded by the coding sequence ATGCTGACCACCTTTGCCGAACTGAAGGCCTTCTGGCACTACGAGATTCTGGGTGAGGACAAGCGGTTTTCCTGGCGCAAGCTACGCCGCCGCGTTGCACGTAACAACTCATACAATTGCCTGTTCTGGTTGCGCCTGTCGCAATACCTGCACACGCGTCCGGGACGCACTACCCTGTCAATAGCCAAGCGTATTAACAAGGGACTGGCCCGCAAGTACGGCGTAGAAATCATGCTGGGCGCCGAAATCGACAAGGGGCTATGGCTCGGCCACCCGACGTCAATCACTGTCTATTCTGGTGTCCGCATCGGACGTGACTGCAACTTGCGCCAGTGCACCACCATCGGCTCGGTCGAGGCCAATAACAAACCCATCGAGCTCGGGGACAACGTTGATATTGGCGCGCACTGCTGCATCATCGGCAGCGGCATTCGCATCGGCAACAATGTGCGCATCGGCGCGATGAGCTTTATCAACAAGGATGTGCCGGATGATGTCACCTACATCACCCGCAAAGACAATCACATCTACCCCAACCGCACCGAACACCAAGCCCCGGCGGACTGA
- the pseG gene encoding UDP-2,4-diacetamido-2,4,6-trideoxy-beta-L-altropyranose hydrolase, with translation MSWWVQAAELMGLQICFRTDAALWIGTGHVMRCLTLADALSAAGHDCHFICRSHRGHLLDVIHGRGHTTTALPAALQQAEPVAGSHAHWLGVSAEQDAADTAVVLQSKGCDWLVVDHYALDAQWEAHMRACSRHVLVIDDLADRAHDCDLLLDQTYSRRPEDYLSLVPVRARLLCGSANALLRPDFAAQRDASLPRRAAQPYPLQKILVSMGGVDADNATAEVLRGLAATPGAGSLAVTVIMGGQAPWLGEVQQLSQSLALDVTVLVDVNDMASLMAQADLAIGAAGATAWERCCLGLPTLMAVLADNQRLVAEGLRAAGAVQLLPAVHRLAASLPGLLEGLVADPEQLRQMSRRAAALVDGSGARRVVETMEMMS, from the coding sequence GTGTCATGGTGGGTTCAAGCGGCTGAACTGATGGGCCTGCAGATCTGTTTTCGTACCGATGCCGCCTTGTGGATCGGTACGGGACATGTCATGCGTTGCCTGACGCTTGCCGATGCTCTCAGCGCGGCCGGGCATGACTGTCATTTCATCTGCCGCAGCCATCGCGGCCACCTGCTGGATGTCATTCATGGCCGCGGTCATACAACGACCGCGCTGCCTGCGGCGCTGCAGCAGGCTGAGCCGGTGGCCGGCTCACATGCTCATTGGCTCGGCGTCAGTGCAGAACAGGATGCCGCTGATACGGCTGTAGTCTTGCAGTCGAAGGGCTGTGACTGGCTGGTGGTCGATCATTACGCGCTCGACGCGCAGTGGGAAGCGCACATGCGGGCATGCTCTCGTCACGTCTTGGTGATTGATGACCTGGCTGATCGCGCGCACGACTGCGACCTGCTGTTGGATCAGACGTACAGCAGACGACCAGAGGACTACCTCTCGCTGGTTCCGGTCCGTGCCCGGTTGCTATGCGGCAGTGCCAACGCGTTGCTGCGTCCGGATTTTGCCGCGCAGCGTGACGCCTCATTGCCCAGGCGCGCTGCTCAGCCATACCCGCTGCAGAAGATTTTGGTCTCCATGGGCGGTGTTGACGCTGACAATGCCACCGCTGAGGTGCTGCGTGGGCTCGCAGCGACGCCGGGCGCTGGCTCTCTGGCGGTGACAGTTATCATGGGCGGGCAGGCCCCTTGGCTGGGCGAGGTCCAGCAGTTGAGCCAGTCTTTGGCGCTTGATGTGACGGTGCTGGTCGATGTGAATGACATGGCCTCTTTGATGGCGCAGGCTGACCTGGCCATTGGCGCCGCTGGCGCGACAGCCTGGGAGCGCTGCTGTCTGGGTTTACCCACCTTGATGGCTGTATTGGCGGATAACCAGCGACTGGTTGCAGAGGGGCTGCGCGCTGCTGGTGCGGTGCAATTGTTGCCAGCGGTTCACCGTCTGGCTGCGTCTCTACCTGGTTTGCTTGAGGGGTTGGTCGCCGATCCCGAGCAGCTCCGGCAGATGAGCCGCCGCGCGGCCGCGCTGGTTGATGGCAGTGGCGCCAGACGGGTTGTGGAGACCATGGAGATGATGTCATGA
- a CDS encoding aminotransferase class III-fold pyridoxal phosphate-dependent enzyme: protein MKTVAIVQARMGSTRLPDKVMKPIGGVPMIELLLTRLARARELDQIVVATSVGARNQPLADCVRQLGFACVQGDEQDVMARYLQAARAHQADVVVRITGDCPLVDPELVDQMIRGYRAAGVDYYSNVAPPSYPDGLDIEIFSLRALEQASEQTDAAFDHEHVTPYLRESGHFRVGAEQNEQDLSGWRWTVDEPADLEVIRRVFAHFAPDIHFSWQQVKALQENSPTLFTDNQTLIRNEGATMGTGQKLWKRAKQVIPGGNMLLSKRAEMFLPEQWPAYFSKAKGCTVWDMDGKAYTDMCIMGVGTNILGYGHPEVDDAVRGTIDNGNMSTLNCPEEVWLAEKLIELHPWADMVRFARSGGEANALAIRIARAATGKDKVAVCGYHGWHDWYLSANLGDDENLAGHLLPGLEPNGVPGNLKGTVFPFNYNNYAELEALVNRHDIGVIKMEVVRNMGPEDDFLHKVRKLATDRGIVLIFDECTSGFRQTFGGLHKMYGVEPDMAMFGKALGNGYAITATIGRREIMEAAQTTFISSTFWTERVGPTAALKTLEVMERERSWDYITQTGLSIRDGWQKLADRHGLQIDHWGLPALTGFSFRSPNVLQYKTLVSQEMLAKGYLASNAVYVCMEHSQDVIDGYFDALDPVFALISECEQGRDVGALLKGPVCHGGFKRLN, encoded by the coding sequence ATGAAAACCGTTGCAATCGTCCAGGCTCGCATGGGCTCGACCCGCCTGCCTGACAAGGTAATGAAGCCCATCGGCGGCGTGCCCATGATCGAGCTGCTGCTGACGCGCCTGGCACGTGCCCGCGAGCTCGATCAGATTGTAGTAGCGACCTCGGTGGGTGCGCGTAACCAGCCGCTGGCTGACTGTGTACGTCAGCTCGGTTTTGCCTGTGTTCAGGGCGACGAACAGGATGTCATGGCGCGTTATCTGCAGGCTGCGAGGGCACATCAGGCGGACGTCGTCGTGCGTATCACGGGTGATTGTCCGCTGGTTGACCCCGAATTGGTCGATCAAATGATCAGGGGCTATCGCGCTGCAGGCGTGGATTATTACAGTAACGTCGCTCCGCCGAGCTATCCGGACGGTCTGGATATCGAGATATTTAGCTTGCGTGCGCTGGAACAGGCCAGTGAGCAAACGGATGCGGCCTTTGATCACGAGCACGTAACACCTTACCTGCGCGAGTCGGGGCACTTTCGCGTGGGCGCAGAGCAGAATGAACAAGACCTGTCCGGCTGGCGCTGGACGGTGGATGAGCCGGCGGACCTGGAGGTGATTCGCCGCGTGTTCGCGCACTTTGCGCCGGATATTCACTTCAGCTGGCAACAGGTCAAGGCATTGCAGGAGAACAGCCCGACGCTGTTCACAGACAATCAAACGCTGATACGTAACGAGGGGGCCACCATGGGCACCGGTCAGAAATTGTGGAAACGCGCCAAACAGGTCATTCCTGGCGGCAATATGCTGTTGTCCAAGCGCGCAGAGATGTTCCTGCCTGAGCAGTGGCCAGCTTATTTCAGCAAGGCCAAGGGTTGCACCGTCTGGGATATGGACGGCAAGGCCTACACCGACATGTGCATCATGGGCGTGGGCACCAATATTCTTGGCTACGGTCACCCCGAGGTCGACGACGCCGTGCGCGGCACCATCGACAACGGCAACATGTCGACGCTGAACTGCCCCGAGGAAGTCTGGCTGGCAGAAAAGCTGATCGAGCTGCACCCCTGGGCAGACATGGTGCGCTTTGCCCGCTCCGGCGGTGAAGCCAACGCATTGGCGATCCGTATTGCTCGGGCCGCTACCGGCAAGGATAAGGTGGCGGTCTGTGGCTACCACGGCTGGCACGACTGGTATCTGTCAGCCAACCTGGGCGATGACGAGAACCTGGCCGGTCATCTGTTGCCGGGGCTTGAGCCCAACGGTGTGCCGGGCAACCTTAAGGGCACCGTGTTCCCCTTCAACTACAACAACTACGCCGAGCTGGAAGCTTTGGTCAATCGCCACGATATCGGCGTGATCAAGATGGAAGTGGTGCGTAACATGGGGCCGGAAGACGACTTCCTGCATAAGGTGCGCAAGCTGGCCACTGATCGTGGCATCGTGCTGATCTTTGACGAGTGCACATCCGGCTTCCGGCAAACCTTTGGCGGGCTGCACAAGATGTACGGCGTTGAGCCTGATATGGCGATGTTCGGCAAAGCGCTGGGCAACGGTTACGCCATCACGGCGACGATAGGCCGGCGTGAGATCATGGAAGCGGCGCAGACCACCTTCATCAGCAGCACCTTCTGGACCGAGCGCGTTGGCCCGACTGCAGCGCTGAAAACCCTCGAAGTGATGGAGCGCGAGCGCTCCTGGGATTACATCACTCAGACCGGTCTGTCGATTCGTGATGGCTGGCAGAAACTGGCGGATCGTCACGGCCTGCAAATCGATCACTGGGGTCTCCCGGCGCTGACCGGATTCTCGTTCCGCAGCCCCAACGTGCTGCAGTATAAGACGCTGGTCAGCCAGGAGATGCTGGCCAAGGGATACCTGGCCAGCAACGCTGTATACGTCTGTATGGAGCATAGCCAGGACGTGATTGATGGCTACTTTGACGCTCTGGACCCGGTTTTTGCCCTGATCAGCGAGTGTGAGCAGGGGCGTGATGTTGGCGCGTTGCTTAAGGGGCCGGTGTGTCATGGTGGGTTCAAGCGGCTGAACTGA
- a CDS encoding lipopolysaccharide kinase InaA family protein has protein sequence MQRLSDSQFQQWRADANVLEQDHHGEKVLLLADGTMLKLFRRKSWFSKTVFFPPAQRFADNAVALSKLDIPCPQIIATYKLLNPYRSVVHYHPLAGETLRGLLNAEHSLEQLELFAQLAEFITSLHDKGVYFRSLHLGNIVLTPDGQLGLIDISDLRCLGKPLSRRMRNRNYRHLLRYEQDWALVDAAARSLFPSFSSRS, from the coding sequence ATGCAACGCCTCAGCGATTCACAATTTCAACAATGGCGCGCAGACGCCAATGTACTGGAACAGGACCACCACGGAGAAAAGGTGCTACTGCTGGCCGACGGCACCATGCTCAAGCTGTTTCGCCGCAAAAGCTGGTTCTCCAAGACCGTGTTTTTCCCGCCGGCCCAGCGCTTCGCCGACAACGCCGTTGCGCTGAGCAAACTGGACATTCCCTGCCCGCAAATCATCGCCACCTACAAGCTGCTCAACCCCTACCGCAGTGTGGTGCACTACCACCCGCTGGCCGGTGAAACCCTGCGCGGCCTGCTAAACGCCGAGCACTCCTTGGAGCAACTCGAGCTATTTGCACAACTGGCCGAATTCATCACCAGTCTGCACGACAAGGGCGTCTACTTTCGCTCGCTGCATCTGGGTAATATCGTGCTGACACCCGACGGCCAGCTCGGTCTAATCGACATTTCCGACCTGCGTTGCCTGGGCAAACCGCTGTCGCGCCGCATGCGCAACCGCAATTATCGACACTTGCTGCGTTACGAACAGGATTGGGCGCTCGTCGATGCAGCAGCGCGCTCACTTTTTCCGTCGTTTTCCTCAAGGAGCTGA
- the pseC gene encoding UDP-4-amino-4,6-dideoxy-N-acetyl-beta-L-altrosamine transaminase, producing the protein MIPYGRQEISEQDIEAVVAVLRSDFLTQGPMVPQFEQALASKVGATHAVAVNSATSALHIACLALELGLGDWLWTTPVTFVASANCALYCGAQVDFVDIDPRTYNLCPVALEHKLVEAEKQGRLPKVVVAVHLCGQPCDMQAIGALAKRFGFAVIEDASHAIGGRYQGDYVGSGRFSDITIFSFHPVKIITSAEGGMAVTNDETLAERMALYRSHGITRDPSLMVGESDGPWYYQQIELGFNYRMTELQAALGVSQLARLDDFVARRHALARRYDQLLAALPVTCPWQHADSYSGLHLYPIRLQLEKIALSHREVFEQLRERGIGVNLHYIPVHTQPYYSAMGFAADDFPQSMAYYREAISLPMYHSLTEAQQDEVVATLTEVCHG; encoded by the coding sequence ATGATCCCCTACGGACGCCAGGAGATCAGCGAGCAGGATATCGAGGCGGTGGTTGCTGTCCTGCGCTCGGATTTTCTGACGCAAGGCCCCATGGTGCCGCAGTTTGAACAGGCGCTGGCCAGCAAGGTCGGTGCGACCCACGCGGTGGCGGTCAACAGTGCGACCTCGGCGCTGCATATCGCCTGTCTGGCATTGGAGCTGGGGCTGGGCGACTGGCTGTGGACCACTCCGGTAACCTTTGTGGCATCGGCCAACTGCGCTCTTTACTGTGGGGCGCAGGTGGATTTTGTCGACATCGATCCGCGTACCTACAACCTGTGCCCGGTGGCGCTTGAGCACAAGCTGGTTGAGGCCGAGAAGCAAGGGCGGCTGCCCAAGGTGGTGGTGGCGGTGCATTTGTGCGGCCAGCCCTGTGACATGCAGGCCATCGGCGCGCTGGCCAAACGCTTCGGCTTTGCCGTGATCGAGGATGCCTCGCACGCCATCGGCGGGCGCTATCAGGGTGACTATGTTGGTAGCGGTCGCTTCAGCGACATCACTATTTTCAGTTTTCATCCGGTGAAAATCATTACCAGCGCCGAAGGCGGTATGGCGGTCACCAATGATGAAACGCTCGCGGAGCGCATGGCGCTGTACCGCAGTCACGGTATTACCCGTGATCCGTCGCTGATGGTCGGTGAATCCGACGGGCCCTGGTATTACCAGCAGATCGAGCTGGGCTTCAATTACCGCATGACCGAGCTGCAGGCGGCGCTGGGCGTCAGCCAGCTGGCTCGGCTGGACGACTTTGTTGCTCGCCGCCACGCGCTCGCCCGCCGCTATGACCAGTTGCTGGCAGCGCTGCCCGTCACCTGTCCCTGGCAACACGCCGACAGTTACTCCGGTCTGCATCTCTACCCAATCCGTCTGCAGCTGGAGAAGATTGCCTTGAGCCACCGTGAGGTCTTCGAGCAGCTGCGTGAGCGTGGTATCGGGGTGAATCTGCACTACATTCCGGTACACACCCAGCCGTATTACTCGGCCATGGGCTTTGCTGCCGACGATTTTCCGCAATCGATGGCGTATTACCGAGAAGCTATCAGCTTGCCGATGTACCACTCTCTGACTGAAGCGCAGCAGGATGAAGTGGTCGCGACGCTGACTGAGGTCTGCCATGGCTGA
- the msbA gene encoding lipid A export permease/ATP-binding protein MsbA: protein MTDTPQESFARSSARIYARLLTYVKPYWKAFAVSIIGFAIFASAQPAMAWVLKYFVDGLAEGADALFFGVPLIWGFPAFIVLIAFYQGIGSYLGNYFIAKVSLGVVHDLRTALFDNLLTLPNRYFDLNNSGHLVSRITFNVTMVTGAATDAIKVVFREGLTVVFLFAYLLWMNWMLTLVLIAILPVIGLMVNSASKKFRKQSKKIQTAMGDVTHVTSETITGFRVVRSFGGERYESDRFHSASEANRQRGLKMIRTGAVFTPTLQLVTYGAMATVMFLVLFLRGDATAGDLVAYITAAGLLPKPIRQLSEVSANIQKGIAAAESIFEQLDEVPEVDTGTLESGRVGGRLEVNNLTFYYPGTSKRVLNDISFRVEPGQMVALVGRSGSGKSTLANLIPRFYQHEEGEILLDGMPLQNFTLRNLRRQIALVSQNVTLFNDTVANNIAYGDLAGAPRDSIVAAAEAAYAKEFIDLLPEGFDTLVGENGVLLSGGQRQRLAIARALLKDAPLLILDEATSALDTESERHIQAALDRVMQGRTTLVIAHRLSTIEKADVIMVMDQGQIVERGTHKELLALNGYYAKLHSMQFEEEQA from the coding sequence ATGACTGATACGCCCCAAGAAAGCTTTGCCCGCTCAAGCGCGCGCATTTACGCGCGCCTATTGACCTATGTAAAACCCTACTGGAAGGCCTTTGCCGTCAGTATTATCGGCTTCGCCATTTTTGCGTCGGCTCAGCCGGCCATGGCGTGGGTGCTGAAGTACTTTGTCGATGGCCTGGCCGAAGGTGCGGATGCCTTGTTCTTTGGCGTTCCGCTGATCTGGGGGTTTCCTGCCTTTATCGTGCTAATCGCCTTCTATCAGGGGATCGGCTCTTATCTGGGTAACTATTTCATTGCCAAGGTGTCGCTCGGCGTGGTGCATGACTTGCGCACGGCCTTGTTCGACAACCTGCTGACCTTGCCCAATCGCTATTTTGACCTGAACAACTCAGGGCATCTTGTGTCGCGCATTACCTTCAATGTCACCATGGTGACCGGCGCTGCGACCGACGCGATCAAGGTGGTGTTTCGTGAAGGGCTGACGGTGGTTTTTCTGTTTGCCTACCTGTTGTGGATGAACTGGATGCTGACGCTGGTATTGATCGCGATCCTGCCGGTGATTGGCCTGATGGTGAACAGCGCGAGCAAGAAGTTTCGCAAGCAGAGCAAAAAGATCCAGACGGCGATGGGTGATGTGACCCACGTTACTTCCGAGACCATTACTGGTTTTCGTGTCGTGCGCAGCTTCGGCGGCGAGCGCTACGAGTCAGATCGCTTCCACTCGGCGAGTGAAGCAAACCGTCAGCGCGGGTTGAAGATGATTCGCACCGGTGCGGTATTCACGCCGACCCTTCAACTGGTGACCTATGGCGCGATGGCGACGGTGATGTTTCTGGTGCTGTTTCTGCGCGGTGATGCCACTGCCGGTGACTTGGTTGCCTACATTACTGCCGCCGGCCTGCTGCCCAAGCCGATTCGCCAGCTATCAGAGGTCAGCGCCAATATTCAGAAGGGCATAGCAGCAGCAGAGAGCATTTTCGAGCAGCTGGATGAGGTGCCTGAAGTAGATACCGGCACATTGGAAAGCGGGCGGGTAGGCGGTCGTCTGGAGGTGAATAACCTGACGTTCTACTATCCTGGCACCAGCAAACGGGTTCTCAATGACATCAGTTTCCGCGTCGAGCCGGGACAGATGGTGGCGCTGGTTGGGCGCTCGGGGAGTGGCAAGTCCACACTGGCCAACCTGATTCCGCGTTTCTATCAGCACGAGGAGGGTGAGATTCTGCTTGATGGCATGCCGCTGCAGAACTTTACCCTGCGCAACCTGCGTAGACAGATCGCCCTGGTCAGCCAGAATGTCACGCTGTTTAACGATACCGTGGCCAACAACATCGCCTACGGTGATCTTGCCGGTGCCCCCCGTGACAGCATCGTGGCTGCGGCAGAGGCGGCTTATGCGAAGGAGTTCATTGACCTACTTCCCGAGGGCTTTGACACCTTGGTCGGTGAGAACGGCGTACTGCTTTCCGGTGGTCAGCGCCAGCGCCTGGCGATTGCCCGGGCCCTGCTCAAGGACGCGCCGCTGCTGATTCTGGATGAGGCTACCTCGGCGCTGGATACCGAGTCCGAGCGGCATATCCAGGCGGCGCTGGACCGGGTTATGCAGGGGCGTACCACGTTGGTTATTGCGCACCGCCTGTCGACCATCGAGAAAGCGGATGTGATCATGGTCATGGATCAGGGGCAGATAGTCGAGCGCGGCACTCATAAGGAGTTGCTGGCGCTCAACGGTTATTACGCCAAGCTGCACAGCATGCAGTTTGAGGAAGAGCAGGCCTAA
- the pseI gene encoding pseudaminic acid synthase gives MSGTPSISIAGRRIGLDAEPYIIAELSANHNGRLETALQIVEQAKHAGADAIKLQTYTADTITLNCDAEDFQIRGGLWDGQSLYELYQQAHMPWEWHKPLFEHARKHDITIFSSPFDFTAVDLLEDLNAPAYKIASFEAIDLPLIRYVAATGKPMIISTGMADGDEIAEAVEAAREGGCRELAILHCVSGYPAPAEDYNLRTLADMRERFGLVTGLSDHTLDNTTAIASVVLGASIIEKHFTLDRSGGGPDDSFSLEPAELQALCRDSKTAWRALGQVDYGRKSSEQGNARFRRSLYVTRDMKAGELFTADNVRSVRPGFGLPPKMLDKVIGRRASCDIAFGTALSQELLD, from the coding sequence ATGTCTGGTACACCCAGTATCTCCATCGCAGGGCGGCGCATTGGGCTTGACGCGGAGCCCTACATCATTGCCGAGCTGTCGGCTAACCATAATGGGCGCCTGGAGACGGCGCTGCAGATTGTCGAGCAAGCCAAGCATGCCGGTGCCGATGCGATCAAGCTGCAGACCTACACCGCTGACACCATTACCCTGAACTGCGACGCCGAGGATTTTCAGATCCGTGGCGGGCTGTGGGATGGCCAGTCCCTGTATGAACTCTACCAGCAGGCGCACATGCCCTGGGAATGGCACAAACCGCTTTTCGAACACGCACGAAAGCACGACATCACGATCTTCAGCTCTCCCTTCGACTTCACTGCGGTGGACTTGCTGGAGGATCTGAACGCGCCTGCCTACAAGATCGCCTCTTTCGAGGCTATCGACTTGCCGCTGATCCGTTATGTCGCGGCAACGGGCAAGCCGATGATCATTTCCACCGGCATGGCAGATGGCGACGAGATCGCCGAGGCGGTGGAGGCAGCACGCGAGGGTGGTTGCCGCGAGCTGGCCATTCTTCACTGCGTCAGTGGCTATCCGGCACCCGCCGAAGACTACAACCTGCGTACATTGGCAGACATGCGTGAGCGCTTTGGCTTGGTGACTGGCTTGTCGGATCATACGCTGGACAACACCACGGCGATTGCCAGTGTGGTCCTGGGGGCTTCTATCATTGAAAAGCACTTCACTCTAGACCGCAGTGGTGGTGGTCCTGACGACAGCTTTTCGCTGGAGCCAGCCGAACTGCAGGCGCTGTGCCGCGACAGCAAGACGGCGTGGCGAGCTCTGGGGCAGGTGGATTACGGTCGCAAGTCCAGTGAGCAGGGCAATGCGCGCTTCCGGCGCTCGCTCTACGTTACGCGGGATATGAAGGCTGGCGAGCTGTTCACCGCGGATAACGTGCGCAGCGTGCGCCCGGGTTTTGGCCTGCCGCCCAAAATGCTGGATAAGGTGATCGGTCGTCGCGCCAGCTGCGATATTGCCTTTGGTACTGCGCTGAGTCAGGAACTGCTGGACTGA